In Hemiscyllium ocellatum isolate sHemOce1 chromosome 5, sHemOce1.pat.X.cur, whole genome shotgun sequence, the following are encoded in one genomic region:
- the LOC132815653 gene encoding eomesodermin homolog, protein MMQLAERCFTSSASLPKPFYSLSSSPESHSPASSQLEFAESERADSLQDTTGAIHKKFAAGSGMLTDSQGHSFSPAKVGAPAAGDRAKGSPSGPADEDLAEVRYSLDSLGPERYFLSPVAPQNLSPGHQQQQPQQQPQQQGAPNPGSLLPYPGQHPSSAFPVNGASRYLSPHSVLSNGAYNPILTAAGAPALGPSAYPAYPGSGRSQYGHGYQGGPLYPQYSPSIPHPTRAQVYLCNRALWLKFHRHQTEMIITKQGRRMFPFLSFNISALNPTAHYNVFVEVVLSDPNHWRFQGGKWVTCGKADSNIQGNRSYVHPESPNTGAHWMRQEISFGKLKLTNNKGATNNSTQMVVLQSLHKYQPRLHIVEVNEDGVEDISESSKTQTFTFPESQFIAVTAYQNTDITQLKIDHNPFAKGFRDNYDSMFTTPENDRLTPSPTDSPRSHQIVPGARYAMQPFFQDQFANSIPSARFYNGERAVPQTSGILSPQQTEESSNPPQRWFVTSVQQPGTNRLDFTSYDADYAANALLPYGLKPLPIQSAHSLSYYPDPTFGWGSRSSQYQRKITSGLTWSSRTSPPAFPEDQVLSSEDKAREEANSPWIETPPSIKSMDSDSGLYENACKRRRVSAGNSSSESSPTIKCETITSKEYNKDGAKAMGYYTFYTSP, encoded by the exons ATGATGCAGTTAGCAGAACGATGTTTCACTTCCAGCGCCAGCCTGCCCAAGCCTTTCTACAGCTTGTCCTCGTCCCCGGAAAGTCACAGCCCGGCGTCCTCGCAGCTCGAGTTCGCGGAGAGCGAGCGGGCGGACAGTCTGCAGGACACCACCGGCGCCATCCATAAGAAGTTCGCCGCCGGCTCCGGGATGCTGACGGACAGCCAGGGCCACAGCTTCAGCCCGGCCAAAGTAGGGGCGCCGGCGGCCGGGGACCGCGCCAAGGGCTCGCCGTCTGGGCCGGCCGACGAAGACTTGGCCGAAGTTCGCTACAGTCTGGACAGCCTGGGGCCCGAACGGTATTTCCTGTCTCCCGTGGCACCGCAGAACCTGAGTCCCGGccaccagcagcagcagccccAGCAGCAGCCCCAGCAGCAGGGAGCTCCTAACCCCGGCTCCTTGCTGCCTTACCCCGGGCAACACCCCTCCTCGGCGTTCCCGGTGAACGGGGCCAGCCGCTACCTGAGCCCGCACTCCGTGCTGAGCAACGGCGCCTACAACCCGATTCTGACCGCGGCCGGTGCCCCGGCGCTCGGCCCCTCGGCTTACCCGGCGTACCCCGGCTCGGGGCGCTCCCAGTACGGACACGGCTACCAGGGCGGCCCGCTCTACCCGCAGTACAGCCCCAGCATCCCGCACCCCACCCGGGCGCAGGTCTACCTCTGCAATCGGGCACTTTGGCTGAAATTTCACCGGCACCAGACCGAGATGATCATCACCAAACAGGGCAG GCGTATGTTCCCCTTCCTGAGTTTCAATATTTCTGCTCTCAACCCAACCGCTCATTACAATGTGTTTGTGGAGGTTGTGTTGTCCGATCCCAATCACTGGCGATTTCAAGGCGGAAAATGGGTGACTTGCGGAAAAGCGGACAGCAACATTCAAG GTAACAGATCTTATGTCCACCCTGAGTCTCCAAACACTGGAGCTCACTGGATGAGACAAGAGATTTCCTTTGGGAAACTTAAACTGACTAACAATAAGGGCGCAACCAACAACAGCACTCAG ATGGTTGTATTGCAGTCCTTGCACAAATACCAACCACGCCTTCACATAGTGGAGGTGAATGAAGATGGTGTGGAGGACATATCTGAGTCTtcaaaaacacaaacatttaCTTTCCCCGAATCACAGTTCATTGCTGTCACTGCCTACCAGAACACTGAT ATTACCCAGCTCAAGATAGATCACAATCCTTTTGCCAAAGGTTTCAGAGACAACTATGATTC TATGTTCACTACTCCAGAAAATGACAGATTGACCCCATCTCCCACGGATTCACCCCGATCCCATCAGATCGTGCCTGGGGCACGTTATGCCATGCAACCCTTCTTCCAGGATCAGTTTGCCAACAGTATACCATCAGCCCGGTTCTACAATGGTGAACGTGCAGTGCCCCAAACAAGTGGCATCCTGTCCCCACAACAAACCGAGGAGTCCAGCAATCCTCCCCAGAGGTGGTTTGTCACCTCCGTGCAACAGCCTGGCACCAACAGGTTGGACTTTACCTCTTACGATGCAGATTATGCTGCCAATGCCTTGCTGCCCTATGGTCTCAAGCCTTTACCCATTCAGTCAGCTCATTCTCTGAGCTATTATCCTGACCCAACATTTGGTTGGGGCTCCAGGAGTTCCCAATACCAGAGAAAGATAACCTCTGGGCTAACATGGTCCTCCAGAACGAGTCCACCAGCTTTCCCTGAAGATCAAGTATTGTCCTCCGAGGACAAGGCAAGGGAAGAAGCCAACTCACCGTGGATTGAAACCCCACCATCCATTAAATCCATGGACTCAGACTCTGGACTCTATGAAAATGCCTGCAAAAGAAGAAGGGTTTCGGCTGGCAACTCAAGCAGTGAAAGTTCACCAACAATTAAATGTGAGACAATTACTTCGAAAGAGTATAACAAGGATGGTGCAAAAGCGATGGGCTACTATACTTTCTACACCAGCCCTTAA